A genomic stretch from Lathyrus oleraceus cultivar Zhongwan6 chromosome 2, CAAS_Psat_ZW6_1.0, whole genome shotgun sequence includes:
- the LOC127122286 gene encoding uncharacterized protein LOC127122286, whose protein sequence is MESSKRNIYSFKFKDPNLRSLRDLISQMHPVYKINFGKNYGNLLNILNQRVDYTALVTLAQFYDLPLRCFTFQDFQLAPTLEEFERLVRIPMKNKPLFEGIDESLPLEIIASTLHMDENEVEANLETKGNTKGFSLSFILERAHTLLKAESWDACYSAITLAIYGIVMFPNMDGFIDMAAICVFLTGNPVPTLLADVYYYMSHRYTKKKGMIACCAPLLYQWFLEHLPKTGAWVEQTNVSWPQRLGSLRSEDISWYSKEYINMDIIFSC, encoded by the coding sequence atggaatcaagcaaaagGAACATTTACTCTTTCAAGTTCAAAGATCCCAATCTAAGGAGCTTACGTGACTTGATTTCTCAAATGCACCCGGTGTACAAAATCAACTTTGGGAAGAATTATGGAAATCTGCTCAACATCCTCAACCAACGAGTAGACTATACAGCTTTAGTCACTTTGGCCCAATTCTACGACctacctttaagatgcttcacattccaagacttccaGCTAGCACCAACGTTGGAAGAATTTGAGCGTCTTGTTAGGATCCCTATGAAGAACAAGCCACTATTTGAAGGGATAGATGAATCTTTGCCCCTTGAGATCATTGCTAGCACGCTTCACATGGATGAAAATGAAGTAGAGGCTAACCTAGAGACCAaagggaataccaaaggattttcGCTAAGTTTTATTTTGGAAAGAGCTCATACCCTACTAAAAGCAGAAAGTTGGGACGCTTGTTACTCTGCTATTACGTTGGCCATCTATGGCATCGTCATGTTCCCAAATATGGATGGTTTCATAGACATGGCTGCTATTTGCGTTTTCCTTACTGGAAACCCAGTGCCCACCTTGTTAGCTGATGTTTACTATTACATGAGCCATAGATACACTAAGAAGAAAGGGAtgattgcttgttgtgctcctttaCTATATCAGTGGTTTCTAGAACATCTTCCAAAAACAGGTGCTTGGGTTGAACAAACAAATGTTAGTTGGCCTCAGAGATTGGGATCGCTCCGATCCGAAGATATTTCTTGGTATTCCAAAGAATACATCAACATGGACATCATATTCAGCTGTTGA